The nucleotide sequence GCCTTTTTTTAATTAACTTCTAACTTAGATTCTTAGAAACTTAGCAACTTAAAAAAACTTGCAAGTGGTAAGGCTATTGCTTTACTTTGCATTTCCTAAAAAACGAAAGATAAGGAGCACAGCATTAGGCATTTTTAGTGAAGTCAGTTCCCGCTTTTCGCTGCAATCTTTTTATTTTGTACTTCGACAAGCTCAGTATGACAAAATAAAAAGGATTTCCGCTTCAATCGGGGCTAAAGAGCCACGAAAGTGCTTTTAAGGAAAATTAAAAAAAAACTCCTAGCGCCTTCGTGCCTTAGCGGTTTAAAAAAAATAGAATATAAAAAAAAGCTTTCACGCCTTAGCGTCTTAGCGGTAAAAAGAAACTTATGCCAAGCATTCAAGAAGAAATCAAAAAAAGAATCCTCGTTCTCGATGGCGCCATGGGAACCATGTTGCAACGTTACAATTTTTCCGAAGAAGATTTTAGAGGCGAACGCTTCAAGGATTTTCCTCATTCTCTAAAAGGGAATAACGATTTATTGTCGTTAACACAACCCGTAGCTATCGCTGAGGTTCACGCTGCTTATTTTGAAGCAGGAGCAGATATTGTAGAAACCAATACCTTCTCAGGGACCACTATCGGTATGGCGGATTATCATATGGAAGATTTGGTGTATGAGTTGAACTACGAGTCGGCAAAAATTGCCCGTCAAGTAGCCGATGAATTCACCGCCAAAAATCCAGACAAACCTCGTTTTGTTGCCGGTTCTATCGGACCAACAAACAGAACAGCAAGTATGTCACCTGATGTAAACGACCCAGGATACAGAGCCGTAACTTTTGATGATTTGCGTATTGCTTACAAGCAACAGGTGGAAGCGTTGATGGATGGCGGAAGTGATTTGTTATTGGTAGAAACTATTTTTGATACCTTAAATGCTAAAGCTGCCCTTTTTGCTATCGAAGAAGTAAAAGAAGAACGCGGCATTGATATTCCAATCATGGTTTCAGGAACCATTACCGATGCTTCAGGAAGAACCCTTTCTGGACAAACGGTAGAAGCGTTTTTGATTGCTGTTTCGCACATTCCATTATTGAGTGTGGGATTCAATTGTGCTTTAGGAGCCGATTTATTGAAACCGTATTTACAGACCTTGTCTCAAAATACGTCATTCAACGTATCCGCACATCCAAATGCTGGATTGCCAAATGCCTTTGGAGAATACGACGAAACACCAGAACAAATGCAAGCTTTCATTAAAGAATATTTAGATGATAATTTGGTAAACATCATTGGTGGTTGTTGTGGTACGACTCCAGATCATATCCGTTTGATTGCTGAGGCTGCGGCAAAATATAAGCCTAGGGTTTCAACGGCGACGTTATAGTACATTTCTGCAAGGTTTTATCCCCTTGTCTTGTTATTTTTTAATATTAATAATAGGAATGTGTACGAACGTGACGCTCGCACTAGCGAATAAAATAAATATAATAGTTCCGTAGGAACGATACATTTTGTAGCAACGGGTTTTAACCCGTTGGCCGTAGGAACGATACATTTTGTAGCAACGGGTTTTAACCCGTTGGACAGATTAGATCAGAACAAAGCGAAATATAGAAAAGTAATCTATGGATAAAATTAAACAAAAAGTAATATTGAATGCCAATGGAGCAAATATTGCTGTTTTGCATTTTGGAGATGATAATGATTATCTTTCATTGACCGATATTGCTAAGTTTAAAAATCCAGATGATGCTTTTATTGTTGTTAACAATTGGCTAAGGAGTAAGGATACAATCCTTTTTATAGGTCTTTGGGAACAATTGAACAATCCTAATTTTAAACCTATCGAATTCGATAGGTTTAAAAACGAAGCGGGAACAAATGCATTTACTTTGTCACCTCAAAAATGGATAAGCACGACAGATGCTATTGGGTTAGTATCAAAGTCGGGGAGATATGGTGGGACTTTTGCTCACAAGGATATCGCTTTTGAGTTTGCTTCTTGGGTATCGGCAGAGTTTAAATTGTATATAATTAAAGATTATCAAAGGCTTAAGGGAGATGAAAATAGTAGGTTATCTTTAAGTTGGAATTTGAGTAGAGAGTTATCTAAGATAAATTATCGAATTCATACAGATGCAATAAAAGAAAATATAATTCCATCTGATATTAGTAAAAAACTCAAAGGCATTGTTTATGCAAGTGAAGCTGATGTGTTGAATGTAGCCTTGTTTGGTATTACAGCCAAAGATTGGAGAAAACAGAATCCTGATAGTAAAGGAAATATTCGTGATGAGGCAAGCTATCATCAGTTGATTGTTTTGGTAAATATGGAAAGTATGAATGCAGAGTTAATCAAATTAGGATTGTCTCAAAACGAACGAGCATTAAGATTAAATAAAATGGGGATTGAACAAATGACTTCGCTTTTGAAAATAGAACAAAAGAAGTTGATGTAATGCACAATGCCCGCGTGAGGGATAGCAGCGAAAAGCCCACAGCCTGACGAAGGAAGAGCGAGGACTTGTAGCGGATAGCCCGACCCGACCTTTTTCGGGAGGGACACGCCCAAAAATAAGAATAGAATAATACTTAGGACCTAAGAATCTTAGAACCTTAGTAACTCAAAATAAAAAAAATGGCAGCAGTAGAACCAAGAAGAAATTTAGTTTTATCGGGATTAGAACCGTTGATTATTACGCCGGACAGTGTTTTTGTGAACGTTGGAGAGCGTACGAATGTTACAGGTTCTAGAAAATTCCTTCGATTAATCAAGGAAGAAAAATACGATGAGGCGTTGAGTATTGCGAAGGAGCAAGTTGAAGGTGGAGCGCAAATCATCGATATTAATATGGATGAGGGAATGCTTGATGGTGAATATGCGATGGTGAAATTCCTGAACTTAATTGCCGCTGAACCGGATATTGCTCGTGTGCCAATTATGATTGACAGTTCGAAATGGCATATTATCGAAGCAGGATTGAAAGTAGCACAAGGAAAATGTGTGGTGAACTCAATTTCGTTGAAAGAAGGCGAAGAGCAGTTTATCCATCATGCCAAATTGATTAAGCGCTACGGAGCTGCGGCGATTATCATGGCTTTTGACGAAGTAGGTCAGGCCGATAATTACGAGCGTAGAGTAGAGATTTGTCAACGTTCGTATGATATTTTGGTGAATAAAGTAAACTTTCCTCCGCAGGATATTATTTTCGATTTGAATATATTTCCGGTAGCAACGGGAATGGAAGAGCACCGTTTGAACGCATTGGATTTCTTTAGAGGAACCAAATGGGTTCGTGAGAATTTGCCACACGCACACATTAGTGGTGGTGTGAGTAATGTGTCGTTCTCGTTTAGAGGAAATGATGTAGTACGTGAGGCGATGCACTCGGTTTTCTTGTACCATGCCATCAAGGAAGGAATGACAATGGGAATTGTGAATCCAGAGATGTTGACGATTTATGACGATATCCCAAAAGATTTATTAGAGCATGTGGAAGACGTGATTCTAAATCGCCGTGATGATGCTACAGAGCGTTTGTTAGATTTTGCTGAAAACGTAAAAGGCGGTCCAAAAGCTACTGAGAAAGAAATTCAAGAATGGCGTTTGGGAACGGTTCAAGAAAGAATCACACACTCACTTGTAAAAGGAGTAGATGCCTTTATTGAAGAAGATGTGGAAGAAGCAAGACAAGCGGCAACCAAACCAATCGAGGTAATCGAAATCAACTTGATGGCAGGAATGAATGTCGTGGGGGATTTATTTGGTTCAGGTAAAATGTTTTTGCCACAGGTAGTAAAATCAGCACGTGTGATGAAAAAAGCCGTGGCGTATTTGTTGCCATTTATTGAAGCTTCGAAACAGGCAGGAGACAAAGAAGGAAACGGAAAAATATTGATGGCAACCGTAAAAGGGGATGTACACGATATTGGGAAAAATATTGTTTCGGTGGTATTGGCTTGTAATAATTATGAGATTGTAGATTTGGGTGTGATGGTAGCGCCTGAGAAAATTATCGCAGCAGCTATTGAACATGAGGTAGATATTATTGGTTTAAGTGGTTTGATTACACCTTCGCTAGACGAAATGGTGTTTTTGGCCAAAGAATTAGACAAAAGAGGAATGAATATTCCGGTAATGATAGGTGGAGCAACGACTTCGCGCGCGCATACTGCAGTGAAAATTGCACCACAATACAAAGCAACAGTAGTGCACGTAAATGATGCCTCGAGAGCGGTGACGGTGGCAGGGAATTTATTGGATGATAATAAAGAAACCTATACTGCTGGAATTCGTGCCGATTATGATGCTTTTAGAGAGTCGTTCTTGAACCGTTCGAGAGATAAAAATTTCTTGACAATTGAAGATGCTCGTAAGAACAAATTGCAGTTGGATTGGGCAAATTATACCCCTAAAAAACCAAATTTCATCGGGACAAAAAGTTTTGAAGTGGAATTAGAGGTATTAGTGCCGTATATTGACTGGACTCCGTTTTTTAGAACTTGGGAGTTGTTTGGGAAATACCCAGCGATTTTGACTGATGAAGTAGTAGGAGAACAAGCAACATCCGTTTTTGCAGATGCTAAAGCGATGTTGGAAGTTATCTTAAAAGAAAAGAAATTTGTAGCCAAAGGAATTTACGGAATCTTCCCAGCGAATCAGGTGAACGATGACGATATTCAGTTGTATGACGAAAACGGAAAAGAATTGGAGAAATTCTTGACCTTACGTCAGCAAGCACAAAAAACCAAAGGAGCACCAAATATCGCCTTATCTGATTTTATTGCACCCAAAGACAATGGCGTAACCGATTATATGGGAGCTTTCTGTGTAACAACAGGTTTTGGGGTTGATGAATGGGCGGATGAATATAGAGATAACTTAGACGATTACAATTCGATTATGGTGAAAGCCTTAGGAGACCGTTTAGCCGAAGCTTTTGCGGAATATTTGCACGAGCAAATTCGTAAAGAAATTTGGGGTTACGCTCCTGATGAAGCTTTGACAACTGAGGCGATGATTGAAGAGACTTATGCTGGAATTCGTCCTGCACCAGGATATCCAGCTTGTCCGGATCACTTGGAGAAACCAACGATTTGGAAATTATTAAAAGTAGAAGAAGAAATTGGTGTAACTTTGACCGAGAGTATGGCGATGTGGCCAGCGGCATCTGTATCAGGTTATTATTTTGCCAATCCAGAAAGTAGGTATTTTGGACTTGGAAAAATCAAAGAAGACCAAGTAATTGATTACGCAAAACGTAGAAGCATCTCGACTGACAAAGCCACAAAATGGTTGAGTCCTAATATAGCAGATTAAGAATTTTGTTTCAGGTTTCAGGTTTCAAGTTGCTCGAGTAACTTGAATCCTGAAACCTGAAACTTGAAACATATATAATGAAAGTAACACAACACATAGAAAACGCCAAAGGGAAGCCGTTGTTCTCTTTTGAAATAGTACCACCACAAAAAGGCAGCAATATCAATGATTTGTATGCCAATATCGATCCTTTGATGGATTTTAAACCTCCTTTTATTGATGTCACAACTTCGAGAGAAGAGTTTGTTTATATCGAAAAGGACGGACTTTTTGACCGTCGCATTACGCGTATGCGTCCGGGTACGGTGGGAATATGCGCTTCTATTCAGCACAAATATGGTGTAGATGCTATTCCGCACGTGTTGTGCGGTGGATTTACTAAAGAGGAAACAGAATATTTATTGGTTGATTGTCATTACTTAGGAATTGACAATTTGGTTGCCCTTCGTGGAGACCCAATGAAAGGCGAAAAATATTTTGAACCTGCAAAGGGAGGTCATGCCTATGCCTCTGAATTGGTGAAACAAATCAAAGCGATGAATAACGGGAAGTTTTTGCATGATACTTTGCCTATGGCGAGTGCCCCTGATTTTTGTGTGGGTGTAGCAGGTTATCCAGAAAAACATATCGAAGCACCAAGTTTGGAAGCCGATTTGAAACGCTTAAAGGAAA is from Flavobacterium sp. NG2 and encodes:
- a CDS encoding homocysteine S-methyltransferase family protein, yielding MPSIQEEIKKRILVLDGAMGTMLQRYNFSEEDFRGERFKDFPHSLKGNNDLLSLTQPVAIAEVHAAYFEAGADIVETNTFSGTTIGMADYHMEDLVYELNYESAKIARQVADEFTAKNPDKPRFVAGSIGPTNRTASMSPDVNDPGYRAVTFDDLRIAYKQQVEALMDGGSDLLLVETIFDTLNAKAALFAIEEVKEERGIDIPIMVSGTITDASGRTLSGQTVEAFLIAVSHIPLLSVGFNCALGADLLKPYLQTLSQNTSFNVSAHPNAGLPNAFGEYDETPEQMQAFIKEYLDDNLVNIIGGCCGTTPDHIRLIAEAAAKYKPRVSTATL
- a CDS encoding KilA-N domain-containing protein; protein product: MDKIKQKVILNANGANIAVLHFGDDNDYLSLTDIAKFKNPDDAFIVVNNWLRSKDTILFIGLWEQLNNPNFKPIEFDRFKNEAGTNAFTLSPQKWISTTDAIGLVSKSGRYGGTFAHKDIAFEFASWVSAEFKLYIIKDYQRLKGDENSRLSLSWNLSRELSKINYRIHTDAIKENIIPSDISKKLKGIVYASEADVLNVALFGITAKDWRKQNPDSKGNIRDEASYHQLIVLVNMESMNAELIKLGLSQNERALRLNKMGIEQMTSLLKIEQKKLM
- the metH gene encoding methionine synthase produces the protein MAAVEPRRNLVLSGLEPLIITPDSVFVNVGERTNVTGSRKFLRLIKEEKYDEALSIAKEQVEGGAQIIDINMDEGMLDGEYAMVKFLNLIAAEPDIARVPIMIDSSKWHIIEAGLKVAQGKCVVNSISLKEGEEQFIHHAKLIKRYGAAAIIMAFDEVGQADNYERRVEICQRSYDILVNKVNFPPQDIIFDLNIFPVATGMEEHRLNALDFFRGTKWVRENLPHAHISGGVSNVSFSFRGNDVVREAMHSVFLYHAIKEGMTMGIVNPEMLTIYDDIPKDLLEHVEDVILNRRDDATERLLDFAENVKGGPKATEKEIQEWRLGTVQERITHSLVKGVDAFIEEDVEEARQAATKPIEVIEINLMAGMNVVGDLFGSGKMFLPQVVKSARVMKKAVAYLLPFIEASKQAGDKEGNGKILMATVKGDVHDIGKNIVSVVLACNNYEIVDLGVMVAPEKIIAAAIEHEVDIIGLSGLITPSLDEMVFLAKELDKRGMNIPVMIGGATTSRAHTAVKIAPQYKATVVHVNDASRAVTVAGNLLDDNKETYTAGIRADYDAFRESFLNRSRDKNFLTIEDARKNKLQLDWANYTPKKPNFIGTKSFEVELEVLVPYIDWTPFFRTWELFGKYPAILTDEVVGEQATSVFADAKAMLEVILKEKKFVAKGIYGIFPANQVNDDDIQLYDENGKELEKFLTLRQQAQKTKGAPNIALSDFIAPKDNGVTDYMGAFCVTTGFGVDEWADEYRDNLDDYNSIMVKALGDRLAEAFAEYLHEQIRKEIWGYAPDEALTTEAMIEETYAGIRPAPGYPACPDHLEKPTIWKLLKVEEEIGVTLTESMAMWPAASVSGYYFANPESRYFGLGKIKEDQVIDYAKRRSISTDKATKWLSPNIAD
- the metF gene encoding methylenetetrahydrofolate reductase [NAD(P)H], translating into MKVTQHIENAKGKPLFSFEIVPPQKGSNINDLYANIDPLMDFKPPFIDVTTSREEFVYIEKDGLFDRRITRMRPGTVGICASIQHKYGVDAIPHVLCGGFTKEETEYLLVDCHYLGIDNLVALRGDPMKGEKYFEPAKGGHAYASELVKQIKAMNNGKFLHDTLPMASAPDFCVGVAGYPEKHIEAPSLEADLKRLKEKVDAGADYVVTQMFFDNQRYFKFVEAARAIGITVPIIPGIKPVAVKRHLQLLPQVFWLDMPESLITSIEQAKDNTAVRQIGVEFAIQQSKELIEFGVPCVHYYSMGKSDNIYNIAKEVF